Proteins encoded together in one Olsenella timonensis window:
- a CDS encoding DegV family protein: protein MSSSQESENNVSADAPAQAGVDNAQASQEAARLGRAYHRKANVRIIVDSCADFAPEVARALGVEVVHFTYVMGGQEYADDLWQTMSAKEFYDRMRAGEVATTSAVTPGRYLEVFERAAEEGTPTVYLAFTRGLSSSVDAARQAADMVRESHPGFELYVIDNVCPSAAAELLAIEAVRQAGNGLTARELAAWAEEARYYVHGYFTLESFDALARGGRIPPAAATVGGKLDIKPELSYDTNGALTLRGMCRGRKKALRAIIADFKANYLGAEGGDEKLPMAIVSADDEKDARWLAEQVRREPGCEDVPIIYSSVGPVIGAHVGPGMVALLFWGKDRRESLSFTDRIARRVRGQ, encoded by the coding sequence ATGAGCAGTAGCCAGGAATCCGAGAACAACGTGAGCGCCGACGCCCCCGCCCAGGCGGGCGTCGACAACGCCCAGGCGTCGCAGGAGGCCGCGCGCCTGGGCCGCGCCTATCACCGCAAGGCCAACGTCAGGATCATCGTGGACTCCTGCGCGGACTTTGCCCCGGAGGTCGCTCGCGCCCTGGGGGTGGAGGTGGTCCACTTCACCTACGTCATGGGCGGGCAGGAGTACGCGGACGACCTCTGGCAGACGATGTCCGCCAAGGAGTTCTACGACCGCATGCGCGCCGGCGAGGTGGCGACCACCTCCGCGGTGACGCCAGGCCGCTACCTCGAGGTCTTCGAGCGGGCGGCGGAGGAGGGCACGCCGACGGTCTACCTGGCCTTCACGCGCGGGCTCTCCTCGAGCGTGGACGCCGCGCGCCAGGCGGCCGACATGGTGCGCGAGAGCCATCCCGGCTTCGAGCTCTATGTCATCGACAACGTCTGCCCGTCGGCCGCGGCCGAGCTTCTCGCCATCGAGGCGGTCCGCCAGGCGGGCAACGGCCTCACCGCCCGCGAGCTCGCCGCCTGGGCAGAGGAGGCGCGCTACTACGTCCACGGCTACTTCACGCTGGAGTCCTTCGACGCGCTCGCGCGCGGCGGGCGCATCCCGCCGGCGGCCGCCACGGTGGGCGGCAAGCTCGACATCAAGCCCGAGCTCTCCTATGACACCAACGGCGCCCTCACCCTGCGGGGCATGTGCCGGGGCCGCAAGAAGGCGCTCCGCGCCATCATCGCCGACTTCAAGGCCAACTACCTCGGCGCCGAGGGCGGAGACGAGAAGCTCCCCATGGCCATCGTCTCGGCGGACGACGAGAAGGACGCGCGCTGGCTCGCCGAGCAGGTGCGCCGCGAGCCCGGCTGCGAGGACGTGCCCATCATCTACAGCTCCGTCGGACCGGTCATCGGCGCCCACGTGGGCCCGGGCATGGTCGCCCTGCTCTTCTGGGGCAAGGACCGCCGCGAGAGCCTCTCGTTCACCGACAGGATCGCCCGCAGGGTCCGCGGCCAGTAG
- a CDS encoding purine-nucleoside phosphorylase: MRVAISACLLGAPVRYDGGSKPSAEVQRLAERADVVRVCPETASGLPVPRPPAEQVGGRVLLADGRDVTEEFALGAERCAGLVSRPPVSLAVLKAKSPSCGVGLVYDGTYSGRLVAGQGVFAERLEREGICVVTEETVRACRPSVEHPVAIVLGSGLGHLGSLVRPVRRIDYRDIEGFPLSARPVAGHRFEATVGTIDEVPVVVYPGRIHLYQGYSAAEVTSLVRHAHHLGCRDVVFACATGAVPGNAGVGLGILSDQINLTGRNPLAEWDGLRDVESPFVDMNEAYSPYLRALARGVADDLGIHVEEGVYAGVLGPCFETPAEVAALRALGVSYVGMSTVNEVIMARALGMHVLGLTLAANESGAPAVSHDTVLEAAGRHAEDFESLVRGVLRLL, translated from the coding sequence GTGCGCGTCGCGATCAGCGCCTGCTTGCTCGGGGCGCCCGTTCGCTACGACGGGGGCTCCAAGCCGTCTGCCGAGGTCCAGCGGCTTGCCGAGCGGGCCGACGTCGTGCGGGTGTGTCCCGAGACGGCCTCGGGCCTGCCCGTGCCGCGCCCTCCGGCGGAGCAGGTGGGCGGGCGCGTCCTTCTCGCCGACGGGCGCGACGTGACGGAGGAGTTCGCCCTCGGGGCCGAGCGCTGCGCGGGCCTCGTCAGCCGCCCGCCGGTCTCGTTGGCGGTCCTCAAGGCAAAGAGCCCCTCCTGCGGCGTCGGCCTCGTCTACGATGGGACGTATTCCGGTAGGCTCGTCGCGGGCCAGGGCGTCTTCGCCGAGCGGCTCGAGAGGGAGGGGATCTGCGTGGTCACCGAAGAGACCGTGCGTGCGTGCAGGCCGAGTGTGGAGCATCCCGTCGCCATCGTGCTGGGCAGCGGCCTCGGGCACCTGGGCAGCCTCGTGCGCCCGGTGCGTCGCATCGACTACCGTGACATCGAGGGCTTCCCGCTCTCGGCGCGCCCCGTGGCCGGGCATCGCTTCGAGGCCACCGTCGGCACGATCGACGAGGTGCCCGTGGTGGTCTACCCCGGGCGCATCCATCTCTACCAGGGCTACTCCGCCGCCGAGGTCACCTCGCTCGTGCGCCACGCGCACCACCTCGGCTGCCGTGACGTCGTCTTTGCCTGCGCGACGGGCGCGGTGCCGGGCAACGCCGGCGTGGGCCTGGGCATCCTCTCCGACCAGATCAACCTCACCGGCCGCAACCCCCTCGCCGAGTGGGACGGCCTGCGCGACGTGGAGAGCCCGTTCGTGGACATGAACGAGGCGTACTCGCCCTATCTGCGCGCGCTCGCGCGCGGTGTGGCGGACGACCTGGGAATCCATGTGGAGGAGGGCGTCTACGCAGGGGTCCTCGGCCCGTGCTTCGAGACGCCGGCGGAGGTCGCGGCCCTGCGCGCGCTCGGCGTGTCCTACGTGGGGATGTCCACCGTCAACGAGGTCATCATGGCCCGCGCGCTCGGGATGCACGTGCTGGGGCTCACGCTCGCGGCAAATGAGTCCGGTGCGCCGGCGGTCTCCCACGACACCGTGCTCGAGGCGGCCGGTCGCCACGCGGAGGACTTCGAGAGCCTCGTGCGCGGCGTCCTGCGCCTGCTGTAG
- the hpf gene encoding ribosome hibernation-promoting factor, HPF/YfiA family, which produces MVDIKISGRKVGVSDSLREHVEEKVGNALKVFDIKPMTCDVVLRVDKNPSNPERKACEVTVFVRDNVVRVVASSDDMFSAIDEAADKVTRQLRKYKTRVIERRQRLQQAKTGTVTQEDLAELIEPGPDETEDDQLVREKYVDLVPMTEEEALVQTDLIGHDFYVFTNATTGLVNVIYHRRNGGYGIIKPKIEEENEQ; this is translated from the coding sequence ATGGTGGACATCAAGATCTCGGGTCGTAAGGTCGGCGTGTCCGACTCGCTGCGCGAGCATGTGGAGGAGAAGGTGGGCAACGCCCTCAAGGTGTTCGACATCAAGCCCATGACCTGCGACGTCGTCCTCAGGGTCGACAAGAACCCCTCCAACCCCGAGCGCAAGGCCTGCGAGGTCACCGTCTTCGTCCGCGACAACGTGGTGCGCGTCGTGGCCAGCTCCGACGACATGTTCTCCGCCATCGACGAGGCGGCCGACAAGGTCACCCGCCAGCTCCGCAAGTACAAGACCCGCGTCATCGAGCGCCGCCAGCGCCTGCAGCAGGCCAAGACGGGCACCGTCACCCAGGAGGACCTCGCCGAGCTCATCGAGCCGGGTCCCGACGAGACCGAGGACGACCAGCTCGTCCGCGAGAAGTACGTCGACCTCGTCCCCATGACCGAGGAGGAGGCGCTCGTCCAGACCGACCTCATCGGCCACGACTTCTACGTCTTCACCAACGCCACCACGGGGCTCGTCAACGTCATATACCATCGCAGAAACGGCGGGTACGGCATCATCAAGCCCAAGATTGAGGAAGAGAATGAGCAGTAG
- a CDS encoding TatD family hydrolase has product MAEEQIALDDLMLVDGALFHGRKGEACDWPRPLAPLADTHGHLTSFRAHDPAMALVRAALAGVRLLVVPVDPVGDIPRKWESVPAFLSWLEGQIDLARVCLAEAREMGLEPPAFEGWDAPALLDNVRIVAGVHPYGAAEVDDDAIARLRELLASPRAVGVGEFGLDYGPYNKVAPDAQEAAFRRQLQVAHELGLPVELHIRDAAVDVRANAHRLAARVLREEGVPGSGCDLHCFTSDLKVMEDFTRLGCHVAFGGALTFTRSDDIREAATYCPERYLLTETDSPYMAPVPLRGEECEPAMVAFTAACVADVREAAGRGSREATYRALWENACAFFGLS; this is encoded by the coding sequence ATGGCCGAAGAACAGATTGCCCTCGACGACCTCATGCTCGTGGACGGCGCGCTCTTCCACGGCCGCAAGGGGGAGGCCTGCGACTGGCCCCGGCCGCTCGCCCCGCTCGCCGACACCCACGGCCACCTCACGAGCTTCCGTGCGCACGACCCCGCGATGGCCCTCGTCAGGGCGGCGCTCGCCGGCGTGCGTCTGCTCGTCGTGCCCGTCGACCCGGTGGGAGACATCCCGCGCAAGTGGGAGAGCGTGCCGGCGTTCCTGTCCTGGCTCGAGGGGCAGATCGACCTTGCGCGCGTCTGCCTCGCCGAGGCGCGCGAGATGGGCCTCGAGCCGCCCGCCTTCGAGGGCTGGGACGCGCCCGCCCTGCTCGACAACGTGCGCATCGTGGCCGGTGTGCACCCCTACGGCGCCGCCGAGGTGGACGACGACGCCATCGCGCGCCTCCGCGAGCTGCTCGCGAGCCCGCGCGCCGTGGGCGTGGGCGAGTTCGGCCTGGACTACGGCCCCTACAACAAGGTGGCCCCGGACGCGCAGGAGGCGGCGTTCCGCCGTCAGCTGCAGGTGGCGCACGAGCTGGGGCTGCCCGTCGAGCTGCACATCCGCGACGCCGCCGTGGACGTGCGCGCCAACGCGCACCGCCTCGCCGCGCGCGTCCTGCGCGAGGAGGGCGTGCCCGGGTCGGGCTGCGACCTGCACTGCTTCACCTCGGACCTCAAGGTGATGGAGGACTTCACGCGACTGGGCTGCCACGTCGCCTTTGGCGGCGCGCTCACCTTCACCCGCTCCGACGACATCCGCGAGGCCGCAACCTACTGCCCCGAGCGCTACCTGCTCACCGAGACCGACAGCCCCTACATGGCGCCGGTGCCCCTGCGCGGCGAGGAGTGCGAGCCGGCGATGGTCGCCTTCACGGCGGCGTGCGTCGCCGACGTGCGCGAGGCGGCCGGGCGAGGCTCGCGCGAGGCGACCTATCGCGCGCTCTGGGAGAACGCCTGCGCCTTCTTCGGGCTCTCCTGA
- the rsmA gene encoding 16S rRNA (adenine(1518)-N(6)/adenine(1519)-N(6))-dimethyltransferase RsmA — MTGSPLANPGATRALLEAYGLATKHSLGQNFLVNDHVIEKITDLAELGEKDRVIEVGPGIGTLTLALLAEAGSVVAVEMDRALEPVLSAHAAAHPNLAYIMGDALRVTPGRIAEAAGGEPTMLVSNLPYNVAATVILRYLQEVPGLRRLVVMVQAEVADRICADPGSRTYGAYTAKLALLARVTGRFEVGPASFMPPPHVDSAVVRLDRAPLVDAARAAEASAVIDAAFAQRRKTIRNSMSASGYARDALDAAFAETGIQPTCRAETLAPADFVRLSDALSQAVSQ; from the coding sequence GTGACGGGCTCCCCCCTGGCAAACCCCGGCGCCACCCGCGCGCTGCTGGAGGCATACGGTCTGGCCACCAAGCACAGCCTCGGCCAGAACTTCCTGGTCAACGACCACGTGATCGAGAAGATCACGGACCTTGCCGAGCTTGGCGAGAAGGACCGCGTGATCGAGGTGGGCCCCGGCATCGGCACGCTCACGCTGGCGCTGCTCGCCGAGGCGGGCAGCGTGGTCGCGGTCGAGATGGATCGCGCGCTCGAGCCCGTGCTCTCCGCGCACGCCGCGGCGCACCCCAACCTTGCCTACATCATGGGCGACGCGCTGCGCGTGACGCCGGGGCGGATCGCGGAGGCGGCGGGCGGCGAGCCCACGATGCTCGTCTCCAACCTGCCCTACAACGTGGCCGCCACGGTGATCCTGCGCTACCTGCAGGAGGTGCCGGGCCTGCGCCGCCTGGTGGTGATGGTGCAGGCCGAGGTCGCCGACCGCATCTGCGCGGACCCCGGCAGCCGCACCTACGGCGCCTACACGGCCAAGCTCGCGCTTCTCGCCCGCGTGACGGGGCGCTTCGAGGTGGGGCCGGCCAGCTTCATGCCACCGCCGCACGTGGACTCCGCCGTGGTGCGCCTCGACCGCGCGCCGCTCGTGGACGCCGCGCGCGCGGCCGAGGCGTCGGCCGTGATCGACGCCGCGTTCGCGCAGCGCCGCAAGACCATCCGCAACTCCATGTCCGCCTCCGGCTATGCGCGCGACGCGCTCGACGCCGCCTTCGCCGAGACGGGCATCCAGCCCACCTGCCGTGCCGAGACGCTCGCGCCGGCGGACTTCGTGCGTCTCTCTGACGCGCTCTCGCAAGCCGTTTCCCAGTAA
- a CDS encoding ComF family protein — protein MRVPGLAGRAALALAEALWPTRCVGCDQPGELLCDECRAILPWVEQRLACPSCGAPYGFLTCTECDGTWLPRATVAALGFRGAPARMVTCLKDAHELRLAPVAAAAMACALDEASAWPARDGRPRFSADETDAVCFVPATAAAYARRGFDHMGLVARALSAELALPLADVLVRPRARDQRDLGRDERAANLAHAMSAMDDLSGARLLLVDDVATTGASLSEGARALLARGASSVTACALARVW, from the coding sequence ATGCGAGTCCCGGGGCTTGCGGGCCGAGCGGCGCTCGCGCTCGCCGAGGCGCTCTGGCCGACCCGCTGCGTGGGGTGCGACCAGCCCGGCGAGCTCCTCTGCGACGAGTGCCGGGCGATCCTGCCCTGGGTCGAGCAGCGCCTCGCCTGCCCGAGCTGCGGCGCGCCCTACGGCTTTCTCACTTGCACGGAGTGCGACGGCACCTGGCTGCCGCGCGCCACCGTCGCGGCGCTCGGCTTCCGGGGCGCCCCGGCGCGCATGGTCACCTGCCTCAAGGACGCCCACGAGCTGCGGCTCGCCCCGGTGGCCGCGGCGGCGATGGCATGCGCGCTCGACGAGGCGTCCGCCTGGCCCGCCCGCGACGGGCGCCCGCGCTTCTCCGCCGACGAGACCGACGCGGTCTGCTTCGTCCCGGCCACGGCGGCAGCCTACGCCCGGCGCGGGTTCGACCACATGGGGCTCGTCGCCCGCGCGCTGTCCGCCGAGCTCGCGCTCCCGCTCGCCGATGTCCTCGTGCGCCCCCGGGCGCGCGACCAGCGAGACCTCGGTCGCGACGAGCGCGCGGCGAACCTCGCGCACGCCATGTCCGCCATGGACGACCTCTCCGGCGCCCGCCTGCTGCTCGTGGACGACGTGGCGACCACGGGCGCGTCGCTCTCCGAGGGGGCGCGCGCACTTCTCGCCCGCGGGGCGTCCTCCGTCACCGCCTGCGCGCTCGCCCGCGTCTGGTGA
- a CDS encoding type IIL restriction-modification enzyme MmeI, with amino-acid sequence MAGTKEDAAQFVTRWSLRGDENQDTQRFWIDLFQNVLGFEDALERLKFEVPVRTDSESSHSGYIDVLIPSASALVEQKSLGVDLDKPEPRQGRMVTPARQGAGYAVGLPLSQQPRYVITCNFQTIRVYDRNRDSLCVGEPLFELAVEDLPKNLPVLAFLRGKGEAPGSVSRAVSVEAGRIMGRIHEEIATLYHDPNSEESHHALSVLCTRLMFLMFCEDAGLIEPGLFHDYVQASDAQHLRRALLDLFRWLDTPDDARADEYPDELLARFPYMDGGLFREHVQVPQLNESVRTAILVEGCQDFDWSGVDPTVFGSIFEGALSHDTRRAGGMHYTSPENIHKVIDPLFLDDLRAELDGILSEKTPAVRTRKLRAYHDRLGSLTFLDPACGSGNFLTETYVCLRRLENRVLTELQAAEAARRNGVAEGQTSIAFEAGGGASLRVR; translated from the coding sequence TTGGCCGGTACTAAGGAAGACGCAGCGCAGTTCGTCACCCGTTGGTCACTTAGGGGCGACGAGAACCAGGACACACAGCGCTTCTGGATTGACCTGTTCCAGAACGTCCTGGGTTTTGAGGACGCCCTTGAGCGACTAAAATTCGAGGTTCCCGTACGAACGGACTCAGAATCGTCCCACTCCGGCTACATCGACGTGCTCATCCCCTCGGCATCCGCCCTCGTGGAGCAGAAAAGCCTCGGGGTCGACCTCGACAAGCCGGAGCCACGCCAGGGGCGCATGGTGACCCCCGCGCGGCAGGGTGCGGGCTACGCTGTGGGGCTGCCGCTCAGCCAGCAGCCGCGCTACGTCATCACCTGTAACTTCCAGACCATCCGCGTGTACGACAGGAACAGGGACTCTCTCTGCGTCGGCGAGCCCCTCTTCGAGCTCGCGGTGGAGGACCTGCCCAAGAACCTGCCCGTCCTCGCCTTCCTCAGGGGCAAGGGTGAGGCGCCGGGGAGCGTATCGCGGGCCGTCTCGGTGGAGGCGGGCCGCATCATGGGGCGCATCCACGAGGAGATTGCGACCCTCTACCACGACCCGAACAGCGAGGAGAGCCACCACGCGCTCTCGGTGCTCTGCACGCGTCTCATGTTCCTCATGTTCTGCGAGGACGCGGGTCTCATCGAGCCGGGGCTCTTTCACGACTACGTGCAGGCGTCTGACGCCCAGCACCTCCGCAGGGCCCTGCTCGACCTCTTTCGCTGGCTGGACACGCCGGACGACGCCCGCGCTGACGAGTACCCCGACGAGCTCCTTGCCCGCTTCCCCTACATGGACGGTGGCCTGTTCCGCGAGCACGTGCAGGTTCCGCAGCTGAACGAGTCCGTGCGCACGGCGATTCTGGTGGAGGGCTGCCAGGATTTCGACTGGTCGGGCGTGGACCCCACCGTCTTCGGCTCCATCTTCGAGGGCGCGCTCTCCCATGACACCCGTCGCGCCGGCGGCATGCACTACACGAGCCCCGAGAACATCCACAAGGTGATTGATCCGCTCTTCCTGGATGACCTGCGAGCGGAGCTGGACGGCATCCTCTCCGAGAAGACTCCTGCGGTCCGCACGCGCAAGCTGCGCGCTTACCACGATAGGCTCGGAAGCCTCACGTTCCTCGACCCGGCGTGCGGCAGCGGCAATTTCCTCACCGAGACCTACGTGTGCCTGCGTCGGCTGGAGAACCGCGTGCTCACGGAGCTCCAGGCGGCGGAGGCCGCTCGCAGGAACGGAGTGGCCGAGGGTCAGACGTCGATCGCATTTGAGGCGGGGGGGGGCGCCTCTCTGAGAGTCCGGTGA
- a CDS encoding NYN domain-containing protein, with product MNDSTTSQSSIAVLIDFENLALGTGRRKRNGHQEPGPLPDVKLILERLVDKGRITAKRAYCDWQRFETAVTPLHELGIELIEIPDRAFTGKNSADIRLAVDAMEICLTKDHIDTFAILSGDSDFSPLVSKLKEFGKTVIGVGMKDATSSLLTEVCDEFIFYEDITRGPGIPDFSAKVPKDKRDCYQLLFETIDALQRESDSFILASRLKDTMKRKRPQFSEASFGYRSFTALLREAAKLGFIDIHQDPKSGTAVVDGFCE from the coding sequence ATGAACGACAGCACAACCAGTCAGAGCTCCATCGCGGTGCTCATCGACTTTGAGAACCTCGCCCTGGGGACGGGGCGGCGCAAGCGCAACGGCCACCAGGAGCCCGGCCCGCTCCCCGATGTCAAGCTCATCCTCGAGCGCCTCGTCGACAAGGGCCGCATCACCGCGAAGCGCGCCTACTGCGACTGGCAGCGCTTCGAGACGGCCGTCACGCCCCTGCACGAGCTGGGCATCGAGCTCATAGAGATCCCCGACCGCGCCTTCACGGGCAAGAACTCGGCCGACATCCGCCTCGCGGTGGACGCGATGGAGATCTGCCTCACGAAGGACCACATCGACACGTTCGCCATCCTCTCCGGCGACTCGGACTTCTCGCCGCTCGTCTCCAAGCTCAAGGAGTTTGGCAAGACGGTCATCGGCGTGGGCATGAAGGACGCCACGAGCAGCCTGCTCACCGAGGTCTGCGACGAGTTCATCTTCTACGAGGACATCACGCGCGGCCCCGGCATCCCGGACTTCTCGGCCAAGGTGCCGAAGGACAAGCGCGACTGCTACCAGCTGCTCTTCGAGACGATCGACGCCCTGCAGCGCGAGAGCGACTCGTTCATCCTCGCGTCGCGCCTCAAGGACACGATGAAGCGCAAGCGCCCGCAGTTCTCGGAGGCCTCGTTCGGCTACCGCTCCTTCACGGCGCTGCTGCGCGAGGCAGCCAAGCTCGGCTTCATCGACATTCACCAGGACCCCAAGAGCGGCACGGCCGTGGTCGACGGGTTCTGCGAGTAG
- a CDS encoding ABC transporter substrate-binding protein: MTRQRILSLATALMVAGGLAGCSIGPLNLDDFIGTPSVDEAREARRVELAPVVADASLKQAGTLTVGIPDTQTAPLSIASSDGTWSGVDVSMAYALADELGISSVAFVSVDDVEGALADTCDVVMGVEPDEAGAASVVGGYAQTATGVFTRGDVTAPIDASALAGATVGIQEGSVSSATLDGFELDVVRTPATNLNEAFDALEQGSVQYVICDAYAGAYLAAAYTDISFAGVLDEPVLVGVAVSGDELRSAVQSALEAVETNGVSDIARARWVGDLPTITAESVISGLVPRTEAPAADAAVESDAQTPAE, translated from the coding sequence ATGACGCGTCAGCGCATTCTTTCGCTCGCGACCGCGCTCATGGTGGCGGGCGGTCTCGCGGGCTGCTCCATTGGTCCGCTCAACCTGGACGACTTCATCGGGACCCCCTCCGTGGACGAGGCCCGCGAGGCGCGCCGAGTCGAGCTGGCGCCCGTCGTCGCCGACGCCTCCCTCAAGCAGGCGGGCACGCTCACGGTGGGCATCCCCGACACGCAGACCGCCCCGCTCTCGATAGCGTCGTCCGACGGTACGTGGTCCGGCGTCGACGTGAGCATGGCCTATGCCCTCGCCGACGAGCTCGGCATCTCCTCGGTCGCGTTCGTCTCGGTCGACGACGTCGAGGGCGCGCTCGCGGATACCTGCGACGTCGTGATGGGCGTCGAGCCCGACGAGGCGGGCGCGGCGAGCGTGGTGGGCGGCTACGCCCAGACGGCGACGGGCGTGTTCACGCGCGGTGACGTGACCGCGCCGATTGACGCCTCGGCGCTCGCCGGCGCCACGGTGGGCATCCAGGAGGGCTCGGTCTCCTCCGCCACGCTCGACGGCTTCGAGCTCGACGTCGTGCGCACCCCCGCCACCAACCTCAACGAGGCGTTCGACGCCCTCGAGCAGGGCAGCGTCCAGTACGTCATCTGCGACGCATACGCCGGGGCCTACCTCGCCGCCGCCTACACCGACATCTCGTTCGCCGGCGTCCTCGACGAGCCCGTGCTCGTGGGCGTCGCCGTGAGCGGAGACGAGCTCCGGAGCGCGGTGCAGTCCGCGCTCGAGGCCGTCGAGACCAACGGCGTCTCCGACATCGCGCGTGCGCGCTGGGTCGGCGACCTCCCCACCATCACGGCGGAGAGCGTGATCTCAGGCCTGGTCCCGCGCACCGAGGCTCCCGCCGCCGACGCCGCGGTCGAGTCCGACGCGCAGACGCCCGCCGAGTAG
- a CDS encoding NAD(P)-dependent oxidoreductase, whose protein sequence is MQKGISLQIKNVAFIGTGIMGARIAGHLMDAGFDLTVYNRTREKAEGLLARGARWADTPAEAAADADVVFTMVGYPTDVEDVYLATDGLIRAAKRGAWLVDLTTSSPQLARDIHDAAEVEDKHAFDCPVTGGEQGAIDGTLTLIIGAAEKDVAPVLPLLETFSSRRFFFDQPGGGQTAKLCNQVSLASCMVGYADALALAEQSGIDAEKVLEVMASGTGGSGASATLAPKSLAGDYKPGFLAEHLRKDIALALSRSEDLDITLPGAETAFTLFDMLCQIGGSRMGTQALTLLYQEEGTCAAAGLDWSLLEQADDEEDGCGCGCDHEHGHGEHECCGGHGHHGEGHECHCHEDR, encoded by the coding sequence ATGCAGAAAGGAATCAGCTTGCAGATAAAGAACGTCGCCTTCATCGGCACCGGCATCATGGGTGCGCGCATCGCCGGCCACCTCATGGACGCCGGCTTTGACCTGACCGTCTACAACCGCACGCGCGAGAAGGCCGAGGGCCTCCTCGCCCGCGGGGCCCGCTGGGCCGATACCCCGGCGGAGGCCGCGGCAGACGCCGACGTGGTCTTCACGATGGTCGGCTACCCCACCGACGTCGAGGACGTCTACCTGGCCACCGACGGCCTCATCCGCGCCGCCAAGAGGGGCGCCTGGCTCGTCGACCTCACCACGAGCTCCCCGCAGCTCGCCCGAGACATCCACGACGCGGCGGAGGTGGAGGACAAGCACGCCTTCGACTGCCCGGTCACGGGCGGCGAGCAGGGCGCCATCGACGGCACCCTCACCCTCATCATCGGCGCGGCCGAGAAGGACGTGGCGCCGGTGCTCCCCCTGCTCGAGACCTTCTCGTCTCGGCGCTTCTTCTTCGACCAGCCGGGCGGCGGCCAGACGGCCAAGCTCTGCAACCAGGTGAGCCTCGCCTCGTGCATGGTGGGCTACGCCGACGCCCTGGCCCTCGCGGAGCAGTCGGGCATCGACGCCGAGAAGGTCCTCGAGGTCATGGCGTCTGGCACGGGCGGCTCCGGTGCCTCGGCGACGCTCGCCCCCAAGTCGCTCGCCGGCGACTACAAGCCGGGATTTCTCGCCGAGCACCTGCGCAAGGACATCGCGCTCGCCCTCTCGCGCTCCGAGGACCTCGACATCACGCTCCCCGGCGCCGAGACGGCGTTCACGCTCTTTGACATGCTCTGCCAGATCGGCGGCTCGCGCATGGGTACCCAGGCGCTCACCCTGCTCTACCAGGAGGAGGGGACCTGCGCCGCGGCGGGCCTGGACTGGTCGCTTCTCGAGCAGGCGGACGACGAGGAGGACGGCTGCGGCTGCGGCTGCGACCACGAGCACGGTCACGGCGAGCACGAGTGCTGCGGCGGCCACGGGCACCACGGCGAGGGCCACGAGTGCCACTGCCACGAGGACCGCTAG